From a region of the Daphnia pulicaria isolate SC F1-1A chromosome 1, SC_F0-13Bv2, whole genome shotgun sequence genome:
- the LOC124329466 gene encoding uncharacterized protein LOC124329466, with the protein MFVLFYFTVGEPGIGTISSVKSPILTDDEKEDVISTVQEIWIRERTKLVIRWPKDFNSAICERVYEKNNLVDCDHRPGVAVAISSNQENLLQLRQHLILDQSSAKKNANELRGTKQKTRRFLVYPEGDNTQEASFPVVAKKRKPNPAEKQLVKVKHLSLMCLRVLPFCALLIVTCFNSSHAVGNVFMVS; encoded by the exons atgtttgttcttttttattttaccgttGGTGAACCTGGTATAGGGACAATTAGTTCAGTTAAGAGTCCAATTCTGACAgacgatgaaaaagaagacgTGATTTCAACAGTACAAGAAATATGGATTAGAGAAAGAACCAAACTAGTGATCAG GTGGCCCAAAGATTTCAACTCAGCAATCTGCGAAAGAGTTTATGAGAAAAACAATCTTGTTGATTGTGATCACAGACCTGGAGTTGCTGTGGCAATATCGA GTAACCAAGAAAACCTGCTTCAACTCAGACAACACCTCATTCTTGATCAATCTTCAGCAAAGAAGAATGCAAATGAGCTACGTGGCACAAAACAGAAGACAAGAAGGTTTCTTGTGTATCCTGAAGGCGACAACACTCAAGAAGCATCATTTCCAGTAGTagctaagaaaagaaaacccaaccctgcagaaaaacaacttgttaaagtaaaacatttgtctttaaTGTGTTTACGTGTCCTGCCATTTTGTGCTCTTTTGATTGTCACGTGTTTCAATTCCTCTCATGCCGTGGGAAATGTTTTTATGGTTTCTTAA